One genomic region from Bubalus bubalis isolate 160015118507 breed Murrah chromosome 24, NDDB_SH_1, whole genome shotgun sequence encodes:
- the USP7 gene encoding ubiquitin carboxyl-terminal hydrolase 7 isoform X4, which produces MVMPRFYPDRPHQKSVGFFLQCNAESDSTSWSCHAQAVLKIINYRDDEKSFSRRISHLFFHKENDWGFSNFMAWSEVTDPEKGFIDDDKVTFEVFVQADAPHGVAWDSKKHTGYVGLKNQGATCYMNSLLQTLFFTNQLRKAVYMMPTEGDDSSKSVPLALQRVFYELQHSDKPVGTKKLTKSFGWETLDSFMQHDVQELCRVLLDNVENKMKGTCVEGTIPKLFRGKMVSYIQCKEVDYRSDRREDYYDIQLSIKGKKNIFESFVDYVAVEQLDGDNKYDAGEHGLQEAEKGVKFLTLPPVLHLQLMRFMYDPQTDQNIKINDRFEFPEQLPLDEFLQKTDPKDPANYILHAVLVHSGDNHGGHYVVYLNPKGDGKWCKFDDDVVSRCTKEEAIEHNYGGHDDDLSVRHCTNAYMLVYIRESKLSEVLQAVTDQDIPQQLVERLQEEKRIEAQKRKERQEAHLYMQVQIVAEDQFCGHQGNDMYDEEKVRYTVFKVLKNSSLSEFVQNLSQTMGFPQDQIRLWPMQARSNGTKRPAMLDNEADGSKTMIELSDNENPWTIFLETVDPELAASGATLPKFDKDHDVMLFLKMYDPKTRSLNYCGHIYTPISCKIRDLLPVMCDRAGFIQDTSLILYEEVKPNLTERIQDYDVSLDKALDELMDGDIIVFQKDDPENDNSELPTAKEYFRDLYHRVDVIFCDKTIPNDPGFVVTLSNRMNYFQVAKTVAQRLNTDPMLLQFFKSQGYRDGPGNPLRHNYEGTLRDLLQFFKPRQPKKLYYQQLKMKITDFENRRSFKCIWLNSQFREEEITLYPDKHGCVRDLLEECKKAVELGEKASGKLRLLEIVSYKIIGVHQEDELLECLSPATSRTFRIEEIPLDQVDIDKENEMLITVAHFHKEVFGTFGIPFLLRIHQGEHFREVMKRIQSLLDIQEKEFEKFKFAIVMMGRHQYINEDEYEVNLKDFEPQPGNMSHPRPWLGLDHFNKAPKRSRYTYLEKAIKIHN; this is translated from the exons GTCTTGGTCCTGTCACGCGCAGGCGGTGCTGAAGATCATCAACTACAGAGATGACGAGAAGTCGTTCAGCCGGCGCATCAGTCACTTGTTCTTCCATAAAGAGAACGACTGGGGATTTTCCAATTTCATGGCCTGGAGC gaagTGACTGATCCTGAGAAAGGATTTATTGATGATGACAAAGTCACTTTTGAAGTCTTTGTGCAGGCGGACGCCCCCCATGGAGTTGC GTGGGACTCAAAGAAGCACACGGGCTACGTCGGCTTAAAGAATCAGGGAGCGACTTGCTACATGAACAGCCTactgcagactttatttttcacaaaCCAGCTACGCAAG GCTGTGTACATGATGCCAACAGAGGGCGACGATTCATCCAAAAGTGTCCCTTTAGCATTACAAAGAGTGTTCTACGAGTTACAGCACAGCGATAAGCCCGTAGGAACAAAGAAGCTGACCAAGTCATTCGG GTGGGAAACGTTAGATAGCTTCATGCAACACGATGTTCAAGAGCTCTGTCGAGTG TTGCTTGATAATGTGGAAAACAAGATGAAAGGCACATGTGTAGAAGGCACCATACCTAAATTATTCAGAGGCAAGATGGTG TCTTATATCCAGTGTAAAGAAGTAGACTACCGATCTGATAGAAGAGAAGATTATTATGATATCCAGCTaagtataaaaggaaagaaaaaca TATTTGAATCGTTTGTGGACTACGTGGCGGTAGAACAGCTGGACGGCGACAATAAATACGACGCCGGGGAGCACGGCCTGCAG GAAGCAGAAAAAGGAGTGAAATTCCTGACGCTGCCACCAGTGTTACATCTGCAACTGATGCGATTTATGTATGATCCTCAGACGGACCAAAACATCAAGATCAATGACAG gttTGAATTTCCTGAACAGTTACCACTTGATGAATTTTTGCAAAAAACTGATCCTAAAGACCCTGCAAATTACATTCTTCATGCAGTCCTGGTTCATAGTGGAGATAATCATGGTGGACATTATGTGGTTTATCTCAACCCCAAAGGGGATGGCAAA TGGTGTAAGTTTGACGACGACGTGGTGTCCAGGTGCACGAAGGAGGAAGCCATCGAGCACAACTACGGGGGCCACGACGACGACCTGTCGGTGCGGCACTGCACCAACGCCTACATGCTGGTCTACATCCGCGAGTCCAAGCTCA GTGAGGTTTTACAAGCTGTCACCGACCAGGACATCCCTCAGCAGTTGGTGGAACGattgcaggaggagaagaggatcgAGGCGCAGAAGCGGAAGGAGCGGCAGGAGGCCCATCTCTACATGCAAGTGCAG ATCGTTGCAGAGGACCAGTTTTGTGGCCATCAAGGGAATGACATGTACGATGAAGAAAAAGTGAGATACACTGTGTTCAAAGTGCTGAAAAACTCCTCGCTTTCGGAGTTTGTCCAGAACCTCTCTCAGACCATG GGATTCCCACAAGATCAGATTCGGTTGTGGCCCATGCAGGCGAGGAGCAACGGCACCAAGCGGCCGGCCATGCTGGACAACGAAGCCGACGGCAGCAAGACG ATGATTGAGCTCAGTGATAATGAAAACCCCTGGACGATATTCCTGGAAACAGTTGATCCGGAGCTAGCTGCTAGTGGAGCCACGCTACCCAAGTTTGATAAAGATC ATGATGTGATGTTATTTTTGAAGATGTACGATCCCAAAACACGGAGCTTGAATTACTGTGGGCATATCTACACACCAATATCCTGTAAAATAC GTGACTTGCTCCCGGTTATGTGTGACAGAGCAGGATTTATCCAGGATACTAGCCTTATCCTCTATGAG GAAGTTAAACCGAATTTAACAGAGAGAATTCAGGACTACGATGTGTCTCTTGACAAAGCCCTCGATGAGCTAATGGATGGTGACATTATAGTGTTTCAGAA GGATGACCCCGAAAACGATAACAGTGAATTACCCACTGCAAAGGAATACTTCCGAGACCTCTACCACCGTGTCGATGTGATTTTCTGTGATAAAACGATCCCCAACGATCCTGGATTCGTGGTGACGCTGTCAAACAGGATGAATTATTTCCAG GTGGCAAAGACGGTCGCCCAGAGGCTCAACACCGACCCGATGCTGCTCCAGTTCTTCAAGTCTCAAGG TTACAGGGATGGCCCAGGTAATCCTCTTAGACATAATTATGAAGGTACTTTAAGAGATCTGCTACAGTTCTTCAAGCCTAGACAACCTAAGAAACTGTACTATCAGCAG CTTAAGATGAAAATCACAGACTTTGAGAACAGGCGAAGTTTTAAGTGTATATGGTTAAACAGCCAATTTAGGGAAGAG GAAATAACACTATATCCAGACAAGCACGGGTGCGTCCGAGACCTGTTAGAGGAATGTAAAAAGGCTGTGGAGCTCGGCGAGAAGGCATCAGGGAAACTTAG GCTGCTAGAAATTGTAAGCTACAAAATTATTGGTGTGCATCAAGAAGATGAACTATTAGAATGTTTATCTCCTGCGACGAGTCGAACGTTTCGAATAGAG GAGATACCTTTGGACCAGGTAGACATCGACAAGGAGAACGAGATGCTCATCACGGTGGCTCATTTCCACAAGGAGGTGTTCGGGACGTTCGGGATCCCGTTCTTGCTGAGGATACACCAG GGCGAGCATTTCAGAGAAGTGATGAAGCGGATTCAGAGTCTGCTGGACATCCAGGAAAAGGAGTTTGAAAAG TTTAAATTTGCAATTGTGATGATGGGCCGACATCAGTACATAAATGAAGATGAGTATGAAGTAAACTTGAAAGACTTTGAACCTCAGCCTG gTAACATGTCTCATCCTCGGCCGTGGCTTGGGCTCGACCACTTCAACAAAGCCCCAAAGAGGAGTCGCTACACATACCTTGAAAAGGCCATCAAAATCCATAACTGA
- the USP7 gene encoding ubiquitin carboxyl-terminal hydrolase 7 isoform X3: MSDGHSNTEEDMEDDTSWRSEATFQFTVERFSRLSESVLSPPCFVRNLPWKIMVMPRFYPDRPHQKSVGFFLQCNAESDSTSWSCHAQAVLKIINYRDDEKSFSRRISHLFFHKENDWGFSNFMAWSEVTDPEKGFIDDDKVTFEVFVQADAPHGVAWDSKKHTGYVGLKNQGATCYMNSLLQTLFFTNQLRKAVYMMPTEGDDSSKSVPLALQRVFYELQHSDKPVGTKKLTKSFGWETLDSFMQHDVQELCRVLLDNVENKMKGTCVEGTIPKLFRGKMVSYIQCKEVDYRSDRREDYYDIQLSIKGKKNIFESFVDYVAVEQLDGDNKYDAGEHGLQEAEKGVKFLTLPPVLHLQLMRFMYDPQTDQNIKINDRFEFPEQLPLDEFLQKTDPKDPANYILHAVLVHSGDNHGGHYVVYLNPKGDGKWCKFDDDVVSRCTKEEAIEHNYGGHDDDLSVRHCTNAYMLVYIRESKLSEVLQAVTDQDIPQQLVERLQEEKRIEAQKRKERQEAHLYMQVQIVAEDQFCGHQGNDMYDEEKVRYTVFKVLKNSSLSEFVQNLSQTMGFPQDQIRLWPMQARSNGTKRPAMLDNEADGSKTMIELSDNENPWTIFLETVDPELAASGATLPKFDKDHDVMLFLKMYDPKTRSLNYCGHIYTPISCKIRDLLPVMCDRAGFIQDTSLILYEEVKPNLTERIQDYDVSLDKALDELMDGDIIVFQKDDPENDNSELPTAKEYFRDLYHRVDVIFCDKTIPNDPGFVVTLSNRMNYFQVAKTVAQRLNTDPMLLQFFKSQGYRDGPGNPLRHNYEGTLRDLLQFFKPRQPKKLYYQQLKMKITDFENRRSFKCIWLNSQFREEEITLYPDKHGCVRDLLEECKKAVELGEKASGKLRLLEIVSYKIIGVHQEDELLECLSPATSRTFRIEEIPLDQVDIDKENEMLITVAHFHKEVFGTFGIPFLLRIHQGEHFREVMKRIQSLLDIQEKEFEKFKFAIVMMGRHQYINEDEYEVNLKDFEPQPGNMSHPRPWLGLDHFNKAPKRSRYTYLEKAIKIHN, translated from the exons GTCTTGGTCCTGTCACGCGCAGGCGGTGCTGAAGATCATCAACTACAGAGATGACGAGAAGTCGTTCAGCCGGCGCATCAGTCACTTGTTCTTCCATAAAGAGAACGACTGGGGATTTTCCAATTTCATGGCCTGGAGC gaagTGACTGATCCTGAGAAAGGATTTATTGATGATGACAAAGTCACTTTTGAAGTCTTTGTGCAGGCGGACGCCCCCCATGGAGTTGC GTGGGACTCAAAGAAGCACACGGGCTACGTCGGCTTAAAGAATCAGGGAGCGACTTGCTACATGAACAGCCTactgcagactttatttttcacaaaCCAGCTACGCAAG GCTGTGTACATGATGCCAACAGAGGGCGACGATTCATCCAAAAGTGTCCCTTTAGCATTACAAAGAGTGTTCTACGAGTTACAGCACAGCGATAAGCCCGTAGGAACAAAGAAGCTGACCAAGTCATTCGG GTGGGAAACGTTAGATAGCTTCATGCAACACGATGTTCAAGAGCTCTGTCGAGTG TTGCTTGATAATGTGGAAAACAAGATGAAAGGCACATGTGTAGAAGGCACCATACCTAAATTATTCAGAGGCAAGATGGTG TCTTATATCCAGTGTAAAGAAGTAGACTACCGATCTGATAGAAGAGAAGATTATTATGATATCCAGCTaagtataaaaggaaagaaaaaca TATTTGAATCGTTTGTGGACTACGTGGCGGTAGAACAGCTGGACGGCGACAATAAATACGACGCCGGGGAGCACGGCCTGCAG GAAGCAGAAAAAGGAGTGAAATTCCTGACGCTGCCACCAGTGTTACATCTGCAACTGATGCGATTTATGTATGATCCTCAGACGGACCAAAACATCAAGATCAATGACAG gttTGAATTTCCTGAACAGTTACCACTTGATGAATTTTTGCAAAAAACTGATCCTAAAGACCCTGCAAATTACATTCTTCATGCAGTCCTGGTTCATAGTGGAGATAATCATGGTGGACATTATGTGGTTTATCTCAACCCCAAAGGGGATGGCAAA TGGTGTAAGTTTGACGACGACGTGGTGTCCAGGTGCACGAAGGAGGAAGCCATCGAGCACAACTACGGGGGCCACGACGACGACCTGTCGGTGCGGCACTGCACCAACGCCTACATGCTGGTCTACATCCGCGAGTCCAAGCTCA GTGAGGTTTTACAAGCTGTCACCGACCAGGACATCCCTCAGCAGTTGGTGGAACGattgcaggaggagaagaggatcgAGGCGCAGAAGCGGAAGGAGCGGCAGGAGGCCCATCTCTACATGCAAGTGCAG ATCGTTGCAGAGGACCAGTTTTGTGGCCATCAAGGGAATGACATGTACGATGAAGAAAAAGTGAGATACACTGTGTTCAAAGTGCTGAAAAACTCCTCGCTTTCGGAGTTTGTCCAGAACCTCTCTCAGACCATG GGATTCCCACAAGATCAGATTCGGTTGTGGCCCATGCAGGCGAGGAGCAACGGCACCAAGCGGCCGGCCATGCTGGACAACGAAGCCGACGGCAGCAAGACG ATGATTGAGCTCAGTGATAATGAAAACCCCTGGACGATATTCCTGGAAACAGTTGATCCGGAGCTAGCTGCTAGTGGAGCCACGCTACCCAAGTTTGATAAAGATC ATGATGTGATGTTATTTTTGAAGATGTACGATCCCAAAACACGGAGCTTGAATTACTGTGGGCATATCTACACACCAATATCCTGTAAAATAC GTGACTTGCTCCCGGTTATGTGTGACAGAGCAGGATTTATCCAGGATACTAGCCTTATCCTCTATGAG GAAGTTAAACCGAATTTAACAGAGAGAATTCAGGACTACGATGTGTCTCTTGACAAAGCCCTCGATGAGCTAATGGATGGTGACATTATAGTGTTTCAGAA GGATGACCCCGAAAACGATAACAGTGAATTACCCACTGCAAAGGAATACTTCCGAGACCTCTACCACCGTGTCGATGTGATTTTCTGTGATAAAACGATCCCCAACGATCCTGGATTCGTGGTGACGCTGTCAAACAGGATGAATTATTTCCAG GTGGCAAAGACGGTCGCCCAGAGGCTCAACACCGACCCGATGCTGCTCCAGTTCTTCAAGTCTCAAGG TTACAGGGATGGCCCAGGTAATCCTCTTAGACATAATTATGAAGGTACTTTAAGAGATCTGCTACAGTTCTTCAAGCCTAGACAACCTAAGAAACTGTACTATCAGCAG CTTAAGATGAAAATCACAGACTTTGAGAACAGGCGAAGTTTTAAGTGTATATGGTTAAACAGCCAATTTAGGGAAGAG GAAATAACACTATATCCAGACAAGCACGGGTGCGTCCGAGACCTGTTAGAGGAATGTAAAAAGGCTGTGGAGCTCGGCGAGAAGGCATCAGGGAAACTTAG GCTGCTAGAAATTGTAAGCTACAAAATTATTGGTGTGCATCAAGAAGATGAACTATTAGAATGTTTATCTCCTGCGACGAGTCGAACGTTTCGAATAGAG GAGATACCTTTGGACCAGGTAGACATCGACAAGGAGAACGAGATGCTCATCACGGTGGCTCATTTCCACAAGGAGGTGTTCGGGACGTTCGGGATCCCGTTCTTGCTGAGGATACACCAG GGCGAGCATTTCAGAGAAGTGATGAAGCGGATTCAGAGTCTGCTGGACATCCAGGAAAAGGAGTTTGAAAAG TTTAAATTTGCAATTGTGATGATGGGCCGACATCAGTACATAAATGAAGATGAGTATGAAGTAAACTTGAAAGACTTTGAACCTCAGCCTG gTAACATGTCTCATCCTCGGCCGTGGCTTGGGCTCGACCACTTCAACAAAGCCCCAAAGAGGAGTCGCTACACATACCTTGAAAAGGCCATCAAAATCCATAACTGA